A single Metarhizium brunneum chromosome 5, complete sequence DNA region contains:
- the mii gene encoding 3-methylitaconate isomerase codes for MPPSDMRALRTLCRARPPATSPRSRRPWRQTAPSASFSHRSFPAWFVRGGTSNGLVIRRQDLPPEDEWPSVLPSAMGSPDPDFGRQLNGMGSGQSSTSKVVVLGAPSRAGADVDYTFVQVGIRDGALDKAGNCGNMSAIVGPAAWDQGLVGPDTVSAPVETDRRGRRWATVRVFNTNTSKLVVSRFRVSGSPARYAPEGEYVMDGVPGAGSVVTLSFVDPAGAKTGRALPTGAPVDTLRLPGGSRVRASLVDVGNPGVFVSTHGLGLDRAAASALTPAAIEADAALKARLEQIRRAGAAKMGLDPDVESVPKIVLLFPGGDTPDGVDIRCVAMSMGQAHKAVPLTLALCLGASARIPGTLAADLVAARPGGMRDDAVTIAHPSGKLDVGTEVEDGKILSAKLLRTARVLMKGDVYY; via the coding sequence ATGCCGCCTTCCGACATGCGCGCTCTGCGCACTCTCTGTAGAGCGCGGCCCCCGGCGACCTCCCCGCGCAGCCGCAGGCCCTGGCGCCAAACAGCTCCCAGCGCCTCATTTTCTCACCGCAGCTTCCCCGCGTGGTTCGTCCGCGGCGGCACGTCCAACGGCCTCGTCATCCGCCGCCAAGACCTGCCCCCGGAGGACGAGTGGCCTTCCGTCCTCCCCTCCGCCATGGGGTCCCCCGACCCCGACTTTGGCCGCCAGCTGAACGGCATGGGCTCCGGGCAGTCGTCCACGTCCAAGGTGGTCGTGCTCGGCGCGCCGTcccgcgccggcgccgacgtcgactaTACCTTTGTGCAGGTCGGGATCCGCGACGGCGCGCTCGACAAGGCCGGCAACTGCGGCAACATGTCGGCCATCGTCGGCCCCGCGGCCTGGGACCAGGGCCTCGTCGGGCCCGACACCGTGTCGGCCCCCGTCGAGACGgaccgccgcggccgccgctgGGCCACGGTGCGCgtcttcaacaccaacacgtCCAAGCTCGTCGTCTCGCGCTTCCGAGTGTCCGGCTCCCCGGCCAGGTACGCCCCCGAGGGCGAGTACGTCATGGACGGCGTGCCGGGCGCCGGGTCCGTCGTCACCTTGAGCTTCGTGGACCCGGCCGGCGCCAAGACGGGCAGGGCGCTGCCCACCGGCGCGCCTGTCGACACGCTGCGGCTGCCGGGTGGGAGCCGGGTGCGCGCGTCGCTGGTGGACGTGGGCAACCCGGGCGTCTTCGTGTCCACCCACGGCCTGGGGCTCGACCGGGCCGCCGCGTCGGCGCTCACGCCCGCGGCGATCGAGGCGGATGCCGCGCTCAAGGCGCGCCTGGAGCAGATTCGGCGCGCCGGGGCGGCCAAGATGGGCCTTGACCCCGACGTCGAGAGCGTGCCCAAGATCgtcctcctcttccccgGGGGCGATACCCcggacggcgtcgacattcGATGCgtcgccatgtccatgggCCAGGCGCACAAGGCCGTGCCGTTGACCTTGGCGCTGTGCCTGGGGGCGTCGGCGCGGATTCCCGGCACTCTAGCTGCGGATTTGGTTGCCGCGAGACCGGGCGGGATGAGAGACGACGCCGTGACTATTGCGCACCCGAGCGGCAAGCTCGACGTGGGCACTGAGGTGGAGGACGGCAAGATCTTGTCGGCCAAGTTGTTGCGCACGGCGAGGGTCCTGATGAAGGGCGACGTATACTACTAG
- the STE11 gene encoding Serine/threonine-protein kinase STE11 — MAMLSSKSPFPAALSTSNLAPGSNLQSALPTSRRLPAMSSSAQNYASPTESEFSETDGADSVKHWDEDHVCEYLRSVKCGDYEKIFRKNHINGENLLEMDKEVLKEMGIDKVGDRVRLFLCIKKLRTKTYANQKKRNRDSFSGLDAYASFPSTSIAAQTSSLPRSSAPSSINRRYSRQIDVPAPLETARHARFPAGVGYVSSVGQSQPSRPQASTSDLPTSRLVPTHTRNNSSMDGSLMAALPQGQDVIRVISTGGVTKVVKIADCNTCEDVMRVTLRKFALREDHERNYCFWVLTGIDPDPTQCRRLGDTELWRIIKDQRRPERNRLILRRVPAGEPGESELQRAAAIAMEEEQQKHTKAIESVDKRSQLKVQKLLGENWDDQLQQPLSPVFFQHQDRSLPHEIHRDADRTPLADDARAAQRRKDGLRQFGGLRPPSELIASDLTSYFPDHRREDIDRTARLSMRRSTRLSKVNSRLSVASSISLASSVQDAPPIPTIADSWLSGAAHVAKIRTRDSHGRIPGIYNRDSFASSTLDTLQEESPMEPDRKSYVSFTESGDDTAVDSTAVSVTDPDGNTAITSYYEGDGSTGSGSFNESIRQALSNDGDELDEELESFLSGDSWDDNQWMKGALIGKGSFGSVYLALHAVTGELLAVKQVQMPAPGATGQSETRKRSMIEALNREMNLLRDLRHPNIVQYLGCSSSSDHLNIFLEYVPGGSVQTMLNSYGALPEPLVRSFVRQILMGLSYLHGRDIIHRDIKGANILVDNKGTIKISDFGISKKLEQSNILGNAKNNRHRPSLQGSVFWMAPEVVKQTEYTLKADIWSLGCLVVEMMTGNHPFPDCSQLQAIFKIGGGTASPTIPEHASEEAKAFLRQTFELNHDLRPSADELMLSPFLSHMT; from the exons ATGGCGATGCTCTCGTCAAAATCGCCTTTCCCGGCCGCCCTCAGCACCTCGAATCTTGCTCCCGGCTCCAACCTGCAATCTGCCTTGCCCACCTCGAGAAGACTGCCCGCCATGTCGAGTAGCGCCCAGAACTACGCCAGCCCAACCGAGTCTGAGTTCTCCGAGACCGACGGTGCTGATTCCGTGAAGCACTGGGACGAGGACCACGTGTGCGAATATCTCCGAAGCGTCAAGTGCGGGGACTACGAGAAGATTTTCCGCAAGAATCACATCAATGGAGAGAATCTTTTGGAAATGGACAAGGAAGTGTTGAAGGAGATGGGAATTGACAAGGTCGGCGATCGAGTCCGCCTCTTCCTGTGCATCAAGAAGCTGCGCACCAAGACATATGCGAACCAGAAGAAGCGCAATAGG GACTCGTTCTCCGGTCTCGATGCCTACGCTTCTTTCCCTTCCACCAGCATTGCTGCCCAGACCTCGTCGTTGCCTCGCTCCTCCGCTCCCTCATCTATCAACCGACGATACTCGCGGCAGATTGATGTGCCCGCTCCCTTGGAAACTG CTCGGCATGCTCGATTCCCTGCTGGTGTAGGCTACGTCAGCAGCGTTGGCCAGAGCCAGCCTTCAAGGCCCCAAGCATCGACTTCGGACCTTCCCACTTCCCGCTTGGTACCTACCCACACCAGAAACAATTCCAGCATGGATGGCTCGCTGATGGCTGCGTTGCCCCAGGGCCAAGATGTTATCCGCGTCATTTCTACCGGCGGCGTTACCAAAGTGGTCAAGATTGCTGATTGCAACACTTGCGAAGACGTCATGCGCGTTACCCTTCGAAAGTTTGCCCTCCGCGAAGATCACGAGCGCAACTATTGCTTCTGGGTCCTGACGGGCATTGACCCCGATCCTACTCAGTGTAGACGGCTAGGCGATACCGAGTTGTGGCGCATCATCAAGGACCAGCGCCGACCTGAGCGCAATCGCTTGATTCTACGACGAGTGCCTGCTGGCGAGCCCGGTGAGTCGGAGCTGCAGCGCGCTGCCGCTATTGCCATGGAGGAAGAGCAGCAAAAGCATACCAAGGCTATCGAATCAGTAGACAAGAGAAGCCAGCTCAAGGTCCAGAAACTTCTGGGGGAAAACTGGGACGACCAGTTACAACAGCCTTTATCCCCCGTATTCTTCCAGCACCAAGATCGATCCCTTCCCCACGAGATTCACAGAGATGCGGACAGGACCCCTCTAGCTGACGATGCGCGAGCTGCACAGCGTCGCAAGGATGGCCTTCGTCAGTTTGGTGGACTTCGACCTCCCAGTGAACTCATCGCCTCTGATTTGACCTCGTACTTTCCTGATCACCGCCGGGAGGACATTGACCGGACTGCTCGTCTTTCCATGAGGCGGTCGACCAGGCTGAGCAAGGTCAACAGTCGTCTTAGTGTTGCAAGTAGCAtcagcttggcctcgagcGTGCAAGATGCCCCTCCGATCCCGACAATTGCCGACTCGTGGCTAAGCGGTGCTGCTCACGTTGCCAAGATCCGAACACGCGACTCCCACGGACGGATCCCCGGCATCTACAATAGAGATTCTTTTGCCTCGTCCACCTTGGACACCCTCCAGGAGGAATCACCCATGGAGCCGGACCGAAAGTCGTATGTATCCTTCACCGAGAGTGGAGACGATACTGCTGTCGATTCCACTGCCGTCAGCGTCACCGACCCTGATGGCAACACTGCCATTACGAGTTATTATGAAGGTGACGGATCTACGGGGTCTGGCTCCTTTAATGAGTCTATTCGGCAGGCTCTTTCAAATGACGGCGATGAACttgacgaggagctggaaaGCTTTCTGTCTGGGGACTCGTGGGATGACAATCAGTGGATGAAGGGAGCTCTCATCGGCAAGGGCTCATTTGGATCGGTTTATCTGGCCCTCCATGCCGTGACTGGTGAACTCCTTGCTGTGAAGCAAGTCCAGATGCCTGCCCCGGGAGCAACTGGACAGAGCGAGACTCGTAAGAGGAGCATGATTGAGGCGCTCAACCGCGAGATGAACTTGCTTCGTGACTTGCGCCACCCCAACATTGTGCAGTACCTCGgctgcagctcgtcgtcggacCATCTTAACATTTTCCTCGAGTACGTCCCAGGCGGCTCCGTTCAGACGATGCTGAATTCATACGGAGCCTTGCCCGAGCCCCTGGTGCGCAGTTTTGTTCGCCAAATCTTGATGGGCTTGTCGTATCTCCACGGCCGAGACATTATTCACCGCGACATCAAGGGCGCGAACATCCTGGTGGACAACAAAGGCACCATCAAGATATCGGATTTCGGCATTTCCAAGAAGCTAGAGCAGTCCAACATCCTGGGCAATGCCAAGAACAATCGACACCGGCCATCGCTGCAGGGATCCGTATTCTGGATGGCGCCCGAGGTTGTCAAGCAGACAGAGTATACGCTCAAGGCTGACATCTGGTCACTCGGCTGCCTTGTTGTAGAAATGATGACGGGCAACCACCCTTTCCCCGACTGCAGTCAGCTGCAGGCCATTTTCAAGATTGGAGGCGGAACAGCGTCCCCGACAATCCCCGAGCACGCTAgcgaggaggccaaggcatTCCTTCGCCAGACCTTCGAGCTCAATCACGACTTGCGACCCAGTGCTGACGAGCTCATGCTCAGTCCGTTTCTCTCGCACATGACCTAG
- the mx_1 gene encoding Interferon-induced GTP-binding protein Mx, producing MAVVDLESREHRDLLDLIDKLRSKGINQYVALPEIVVTGDQSAGKSSVLEAISGMSFPTKDNLCTRFATELILRRSSSVGVKISILPAACRPMPEQEKLKRFRPVVEQGSLELSHVVEQAKLVMGITPTSKAFRNDILRVEISGPSQPHLTMVDLPGLFQAGNSVQSDEDSETVTNIALRYMEQPRSIILAVVSAKSDIALQQVTRLARRLDPEGRRTVGLITKPDTLDEGSESEAAYIRLAQNEDVRFKLGWHVLKNRDYKMTLNKATSQERDDAEREFFSKGPWAALDPSIVGVKALKPRLSHLLKDEILLQLPNLVKDVETGIRKCKSRLMRLGSARENIFEQRQYLVHISQAFSDLMKAAVDGFYNDPFFGSSKSEEGYQKRLRAVVQGLLIDFKDNMNEFGCTRHIVDSDDESDDEGMTLSGNKVLRSAYVEEVGELMNRNRGCELPGTFNPLIVGDLFFEQCKPWEDITEILFKKVLESVKRVAHEIIAHVTVESTAAKLGRFIRPAIQVLSQELEASFQSLLKPYQKIHPITYNEALTENVQKAQAERRRRKVEARLTKAYPIEMYGAQRLTVTRQAILEIFTAEEDVNMKLYGSSLAVDYLQAYYNVSLKKFIDDISTLGVECCLIQKLRSLFEPRDIYKMSDTEIQHLAEEDPATKLERSRLREKLNILDGCLYELRGWDKFNPNAKGI from the exons ATGGCTGTTGTTGATTTAGAGTCTAGGGAGCACAGGGACCTTCTAGATTTGATTGATAAGCTTCGTTCAAAAGGCATCAATCAGTATGTCGCGCTTCCTGAGATCGTTGTTACAGGGGATCAATCTGCAGGGAAGAGCTCAGTCCTGGAAGCCATTTCTGGCATGTCTTTTCCTACCAAGGACAACCTGTGCACTCGGTTTGCCACTGAGCTTATCCTTAGGCGATCTTCAAGTGTCGGTGTGAAGATATCAATTCTCCCAGCAGCATGTCGACCGATGCCCGAGCAAGAAAAACTGAAACGATTCCGCCCGGTGGTGGAACAAGGCAGTCTGGAGTTGTCACATGTGGTTGAACAAGCCAAGTTGGTTATGGGCATAACCCCAACCTCTAAAGCTTTCCGAAATGATATCTTGCGAGTTGAGATTTCTGggcccagccagcctcaTTTAACAATGGTCGACCTTCCAGGGCTTTTTCAGGCCGGCAACAGCGTGCAATCCGACGAAGACTCCGAAACTGTGACTAACATTGCGCTTCGATATATGGAACAACCAAGAAGCATTATTCTTGCGGTTGTTTCTGCCAAGAGTGACATTGCGTTGCAGCAGGTTACTCGACTTGCTCGAAGGTTGGATCCGGAGGGACGTCGCACTGTTGGCCTCATTACTAAACCGGATACATTAGACGAAGGCTCAGAGAGTGAAGCGGCGTATATTCGTCTCGCCCAAAACGAAGATGTGCGATTTAAACTGGGCTGGCATGTTTTGAAGAACCGTGATTACAAGATGACGTTGAACAAGGCAACTTCACAGGAGCGCGACGATGCGGAGAGAGAATTCTTTTCCAAAGGCCCTTGGGCAGCGCTTGATCCATCTATTGTTGGCGTCAAAGCACTAAAGCCGCGTCTAAGCCATCTTCTCAAAGACGAAATACTTCTTCAACTGCCAAACTTGGTCAAGGATGTCGAGACTGGCATCAGGAAATGCAAAAGTCGGCTCATGAGACTCGGATCGGCACGAGAGAACATATTCGAACAACGCCAATATCTTGTTCATATTAGCCAGGCATTTTCTGATCTGATGAAAGCAGCAGTCGATGGATTTTATAACGATCCATTTTTCGGTAGCTCAAAGTCTGAGGAAGGTTACCAGAAACGACTTCGAGCTGTTGTTCAAGGTTTATTGATCGATTTCAAAGATAACATGAACGAATTCGGCTGCACTAGACATATAGTCGACTCTGACGACGAGTCAGACGACGAAGGCATGACTTTGAGCGGGAACAAAGTGCTTAGATCAGCCTATGTCGAGGAAGTCGGGGAACTCATGAATCGAAACCGTGGCTGTGAGCTGCCTGGAACCTTTAATCCACTCATTGTGGGTGACCTGTTTTTTGAACAGTGCAAGCCATGGGAGGATATTACCGAAATTCTTTTCAAGAAAGTTTTAGAGTCAGTCAAACGCGTCGCTCACGAAATCATCGCCCATGTCACAGTTGAGTCCACGGCCGCAAAACTGGGACGGTTCATTAGACCAGCCATTCAAGTCCTGAGCCAAGAGCTGGAAGCATCTTTCCAGAGTTTGCTTAAACCGTATCAGAAAATACATCCAATTACATACAATGAAGCGCTCACGGAGAATGTTCAAAAAGCGCAGGCCGAAAGACGTCGTCGCAAGGTAGAGGCTAGGCTTACCAAGGCATATCCTATTGAGATGTATGGAGCCCAAAGACTGACGGTGACCCGACAAGCCATCTTGGAGATCTTCACAGCTGAGGAAGACGTGAATATGAAGTTGTATGGTAGTTCCTTGGCTGTGGATTACCTGCAAGCCTACTACAAT GTATCACTGAAGAAGTTTATTGACGACATCAGCACCCTAGGAGTAGAATGTTGCCTGATTCAAAAACTACGAAGTCTTTTTGAACCCCGAGATATTTATAAGATGAGCGACACAGAAATACAGCATCTTGCTGAAGAAGACCCTGCGACAAAGCTAGAGCGGTCGAGATTGAGGGAGAAGCTCAACATACTTGACGGATGCTTGTATGAACTCAGGGGCTGGGACAAGTTTAATCCGAACGCAAAAGGTATATGA
- a CDS encoding mitochondrial 54S ribosomal protein mL67 — protein MNTTSRPRLGQWSSIVRTCLRQVHTGRGKGSQGPEGHGEKIWVFRHRRSDQIIYSFDERLDGFHALKQLPFNGKKTKPAKLRKDYWSPMALIQFPEGQGAVGRSVYQKLRELKHLHEVSWTDEFRYKSPQEFTAADKKKIAQEKASGNGYKPVRSKAERGTALNAQKTNSIADMAAVLAGHGNGNEIAVASTATDGHPDPIQVSIRWANDQDKEYADAWSKNVNHALFDEPAYTSGKEAESTA, from the exons ATGAATACGACATCACGGCCCCGGCTTGGCCAATGGTCAAGTATAGTGCGCACATGTCTGCGGCAAGTGCACACAGGTCGAGGGAAGGGCTCCCAGGGCCCGGAAGGCCACGGAGAAAAGATCTGGGTTTTTCGACACCGGAGATCCGACCAAATAATCTACTCTTTTGACGAGAGGTTGGAC GGGTTCCACGCACTGAAGCAGCTGCCCTTCAACGGCAAAAAGACAAAGCCAGCAAAGCTGCGGAAGGACTACTGGTCGCCCATGGCTTTGATTCAATTCCCCGAGGGCCAGGGGGCTGTCGGGCGTTCCGTCTACCAAAAGCTACGCGAATTGAAGCACCTGCACGAGGTGTCCTGGACTGACGAGTTTCGATACAAGTCGCCCCAGGAGTTTACCGCcgcagacaagaagaaaattgCACAGGAAAAGGCCTCGGGGAATGGTTACAAGCCTGTGCGAAGCAAGGCCGAAAGGGGTACTGCGCTGAATGCGCAAAAGACGAATTCAATTGCTGACATGGCGGCGGTTTTGGCTGGTCATGGAAACGGAAACGAAATTGCTGTTGCGAGCACGGCTACGGACGGTCATCCTGATCCGATTCAGGTTTCTATTAGGTGGGCGAATGATCAGGATAAGGAGTACGCAGATGCATGGTCTAAGAATGTTAATCATGCGCTATTTGACGAACCAGCCTACACTTCTGGGAAGGAGGCGGAGTCTACGGCCTAG
- the hsp98 gene encoding Heat shock protein hsp98 → MTSRMDFTDRAQKAVEDAMSLAEQYGHSQLLPVHLAVSLLEPPVDLSKDQQNAPQNSIITLFRQVIEKAHGDPQLFDRALKKTLVRLPSQDPPPEQVSLAPSFHAVLRKAMELQKVQKDSYIGVDHLITALADDPSMQAPLKEASIPKPKLVQDAVQAIRGTKRVDSKTADTEQENENLAKFTIDMTAMARDKKIDPVIGREEEIRRVVRILSRRTKNNPVLIGEPGVGKTTVVEGLAQRIVNRDVPDNLKHCKLLSLDVGALVAGSKFRGEFEERMKGVLKEIEDSKEMIVLFVDEIHLLMGAGSSGEGGMDAANLLKPMLARGQLHCIGATTLAEYRKYVEKDAAFERRFQQVMVKEPTIPETISILRGLKERYDRHHRVTILDSALVAAANLAARYLTSRRMPDSAIDLVDEAAAAVRVARESQPEIIDSLERKLRQLMIEIAALEKEKDEASQIRLQQAKKDAKNVEEELEPLREKYQNEIKRGEEIHQAKLKLDELEKRLEDAMNIGDNAKAADIKYGAIPEQQTTIKELEARKAAADAALNAAGGEAATAMVTDIVTADHINEIVARWTGIPVTRLRTSEKEKLINMEKVLGKVVVGQKEAVNSVANAIRLQRSGLANPNQPPSFLFCGPSGTGKTLLTKALAEFLFDDPKSMIRFDMSEYQERHALSRMIGAPPGYVGHDAGGQLTEALRRKPFSILLFDEVEKAAKEILTVLLQLMDDGRITDGQGRVVDAKNCIVVMTSNLGAEYLTRPGTKEGRIDGSTRELVMSALRNYFLPEFLNRINSVVIFNRLTRKEIRKIVDLRITEIQKRLEDNGRKVKIDVSDEAKDHLGNAGYSPAYGARPLARLIEKEVLNKLAILILRNNIRDGEIARVELIDDKITVLSNHPDSEMSDDDDMMEDEEDAVDEVIGDDMDEDIYD, encoded by the coding sequence ATGACTTCCCGAATGGATTTTACAGACCGCGCTCAAAAGGCTGTCGAAGACGCTATGAGCCTGGCCGAGCAGTATGGACATTCACAGCTTCTCCCAGTCCATCTTGCCGTCTCATTACTGGAACCACCAGTCGACCTCTCAAAGGACCAACAAAATGCACCCCAAAACAGCATAATCACCCTTTTTCGACAAGTCATCGAGAAGGCTCACGGTGACCCTCAACTATTCGATCGGGCCCTGAAGAAGACTCTCGTTCGACTTCCGAGTCAAGATCCCCCGCCAGAGCAGGTTTCCTTGGCTCCCTCCTTCCACGCCGTCTTAAGGAAAGCCATGGAGTTGCAAAAGGTCCAAAAAGACTCATATATTGGTGTTGACCATCTCATTACTGCCCTGGCCGACGACCCCTCAATGCAGGCACCATTGAAAGAGGCCAGCATTCCCAAGCCCAAGCTGGTTCAAGATGCTGTCCAAGCCATTCGAGGCACCAAGCGAGTGGACAGCAAGACCGCTGACACTGAACAAGAAAACGAGAACTTGGCCAAATTCACCATCGACATGactgccatggccagagaCAAGAAAATCGATCCCGTCATTGGGCGTGAAGAGGAGATTCGACGAGTGGTTCGAATCTTATCTCGACGCACAAAGAACAACCCTGTTCTCATCGGAGAGCCTGGTGTTGGTAAGACTACTGTTGTCGAGGGGCTTGCCCAGCGAATAGTCAACCGAGATGTGCCTGACAACCTGAAGCACTGTAAACTATTGTCTCTAGATGTCGGCGCGCTTGTTGCGGGTAGCAAGTTCCGTGGCGAATTCGAGGAGCGAATGAAGGGAGTCTTGAAAGAAATTGAGGACTCTAAAGAGATGATTGTACTCTTTGTCGACGAAATCCACCTGCTCATGGGTGCCGGTTCTTCTGGCGAAGGAGGCATGGATGCTGCCAACTTGCTCAAGCCCATGCTTGCCAGAGGACAGCTTCACTGTATTGGTGCCACCACTTTGGCCGAGTACCGAAAATATGTCGAGAAGGATGCTGCTTTCGAGCGACGATTCCAGCAAGTTATGGTCAAGGAGCCTACCATTCCCGAAACGATATCAATCTTGCGAGGCCTGAAGGAAAGATACGACAGACACCACCGTGTTACAATCCTCGACAGCGctcttgttgctgccgccAACCTTGCAGCTCGATACCTCACTTCCAGAAGAATGCCTGACTCCGCCATCGATCTCGTCGAtgaagctgccgccgcggtcCGCGTCGCTCGCGAGTCCCAGCCAGAAATTATTGACTCCCTTGAGCGCAAGCTCAGGCAGCTCATGATTGAGATTGCGGCattggagaaggaaaaggacgaAGCATCTCAGATTCGTCTTcagcaggccaagaaggatgCCAAGAACGTTGAGGAGGAGTTGGAGCCTCTACGAGAAAAGTACCAAAACGAAATCAAGCGAGGCGAGGAGATCCACCAGGCTAAGCTCAAGCTCGATGAATTGGAGAAGCGGTTGGAGGATGCCATGAACATAGGAGATAATGCAAAGGCTGCCGATATCAAGTACGGTGCTATTCCTGAGCAACAAACGACCATTAAAGAGCTCGAAGCTCGCAAGGCTGCCGCAGATGCTGCTCTAAatgctgccggcggcgaagcTGCAACGGCCATGGTCACAGACATTGTCACCGCCGATCACATCAACGAGATCGTAGCTCGTTGGACCGGTATCCCTGTCACTCGACTTCGCACTtccgagaaggagaagctgaTCAACATGGAGAAGGTCCTTGGAAAAGTCGTCGTTGGCCAAAAGGAGGCAGTCAATTCTGTTGCCAACGCCATTCGTTTGCAACGATCTGGACTTGCCAATCCAAACCAACCTCCCAGCTTCCTCTTCTGCGGTCCCTCTGGTACCGGTAAGACATTGCTCACCAAGGCTCTTGCCGAGTTCCTTTTCGATGATCCCAAGTCTATGATTCGGTTCGACATGTCAGAGTACCAAGAGCGACACGCACTTAGCCGCATGATTGGCGCCCCCCCTGGATatgtcggccatgatgctggtGGTCAGCTTACAGAGGCTTTGCGCCGAAAGCCATTCTCGATTCTTCTCTTCGACGAGGTCGAGAAGGCTGCCAAGGAGATCTTGACTGTACTGCTCCAACTCATGGATGACGGCAGAATTACGGATGGCCAAGGCAGAGTTGTTGACGCCAAGAACTGCATAGTGGTCATGACCTCTAACTTGGGTGCTGAGTATCTCACTCGGCCCGGCACGAAAGAAGGCAGGATTGACGGTTCAACCCGCGAACTGGTCATGAGTGCTTTGCGCAACTACTTCCTTCCTGAGTTCCTGAACAGAATCAACTCAGTTGTCATCTTCAACAGACTTACACGCAAGGAGATCCGCAAGATTGTGGATCTTCGCATCACCGAAATCCAGAAACGTCTCGAGGATAACGGACGCAAGGTCAAGATTGACGTGTCTGACGAAGCTAAGGACCACCTGGGTAACGCCGGCTACTCGCCTGCATATGGTGCTCGACCTCTTGCCCGCCTGATTGAGAAGGAAGTCCTGAACAAGCTGGCTATTCTCATTCTCCGAAACAACATTCGCGACGGTGAAATTGCTAGAGTGGAGCTTATTGACGACAAGATCACGGTTTTGTCGAACCATCCTGACAGCGAGATGagcgatgatgatgatatgatggaggatgaggaagacgctGTCGACGAGGTGATTGgagacgacatggatgaaGACATCTATGATTAA